A portion of the Leifsonia sp. EB41 genome contains these proteins:
- a CDS encoding glutamyl-tRNA reductase, which yields MLLCFSSSHRTAEFDLLERLERHAPAVTAALAEQHGIVAGSVVLATCNRFEAYLDVHALDVDAQPLAAGATTDQVIETVAAASGIDAALLRSSSAVYSDDAVAEHLFSVSSGLESVVVGEGEIAGQVRRALESARASGTVTASLERVFQVASRTSRGVKNQTGIMTAGRSMVRLALELAESRISDWAAVRVLLVGTGKYAGASLAALRERGVVDVQVFSPTGRAAKFALSHDVVPVESDDLLEALGAADLVVTCSAVTDHVITRSLLADAIAAPDAAERRLVIDLGLPRNVDPAVAALRDVELLDLETISIHAPVEELNAAADARELVGAAAAEFAAQNAEQAVTPALVALRTHVFGILDAEIARARSRGDSSEQTEAALRHLAGVLLHTPSVRGRELARNGEAQAFVDATSALFGVEVEEAPRPHALRAVDDETAAS from the coding sequence GTGCTTCTCTGCTTCTCGTCGAGCCACCGCACTGCGGAGTTCGACCTCCTCGAACGGCTCGAGCGCCATGCGCCCGCCGTCACCGCGGCACTCGCGGAGCAGCACGGAATCGTCGCAGGCTCGGTCGTCCTCGCCACCTGCAACCGCTTCGAGGCCTATCTCGACGTACACGCGCTCGACGTGGACGCGCAGCCGCTCGCCGCGGGCGCGACCACGGACCAGGTGATCGAGACCGTCGCCGCCGCCAGCGGCATCGACGCCGCCCTGCTCCGCTCCTCCAGCGCCGTCTACAGCGACGACGCCGTCGCCGAGCACCTCTTCTCCGTCTCCAGCGGCCTCGAGTCGGTCGTGGTCGGGGAGGGCGAGATCGCCGGGCAGGTGCGCAGGGCGTTGGAGTCGGCCCGCGCCTCCGGCACCGTGACCGCAAGCCTGGAGCGCGTCTTCCAGGTCGCGTCGCGGACCTCCCGCGGGGTCAAGAACCAGACCGGCATCATGACGGCCGGCCGCTCGATGGTCCGCCTCGCGCTCGAGCTGGCGGAGAGCCGGATCAGCGACTGGGCCGCCGTGCGCGTGCTCCTCGTCGGGACCGGCAAGTACGCCGGCGCCAGCCTGGCCGCACTGCGCGAGCGCGGCGTGGTCGACGTGCAGGTGTTCTCGCCGACCGGGCGCGCGGCGAAGTTCGCCCTCTCGCACGATGTCGTCCCCGTCGAGTCCGACGACCTCCTGGAGGCGCTCGGCGCCGCGGACCTCGTCGTCACCTGCTCGGCCGTCACCGATCACGTCATCACCCGCTCCCTGCTGGCCGATGCCATCGCCGCGCCGGACGCCGCCGAGCGCCGCCTCGTCATCGACCTCGGCCTCCCCCGCAACGTCGACCCGGCCGTCGCCGCGCTCCGCGACGTCGAGCTGCTCGACCTGGAGACCATCAGCATCCACGCGCCGGTCGAGGAGCTGAACGCCGCGGCCGACGCCCGCGAGCTCGTCGGCGCCGCCGCCGCGGAGTTCGCGGCGCAGAACGCCGAGCAGGCCGTCACGCCCGCGCTCGTCGCCCTCCGCACCCACGTCTTCGGCATCCTGGACGCGGAGATCGCCCGGGCCCGCTCGCGCGGCGACTCCTCCGAGCAGACCGAGGCGGCGCTGCGCCACCTGGCCGGTGTGCTCCTGCACACCCCGTCGGTCCGAGGGCGCGAGCTCGCCAGGAACGGCGAGGCGCAGGCGTTCGTGGACGCGACGTCGGCGCTGTTCGGCGTGGAGGTCGAAGAGGCGCCCCGCCCGCACGCGCTCCGAGCCGTCGACGACGAGACCGCCGCCTCCTGA